The Rhizoctonia solani chromosome 13, complete sequence nucleotide sequence ccaacacttaaggcgtgtaactaagtggttgctgggcagtaaggcccttgtacagtgggtggatgcaacaagaggtaattgacctgggtgttaccatggttggttggcctccttatatattacagaggtgaactaattacaaatgtataaTATGCAAAGCcttatcaaataagaaccccactccatagttggccttactcatgcatacgtgttgtaatgatgtcatcaggtggaggtggctacgtgtgctgagtaagcgcggtttggggacgtggcttggcgcttagtgtatgatataagcgccggagtcacgtgatcaaaaatgtagtccattctactttgtttaaaatcaagaaaattggaataaattccctggtatctgttgtgtctacaacacctgtggctaggggggcagggggagtgcaatgtcccccagcaacttatattattaatatatcactgtgcatcatatatactatatatatctttgacagtggatatatatggtaataacccctccagatatgggttatgacatgtGTGTTTTAGGTTCTCTtgaggttcccatgtgttctcTTTGGacccatatcccttccattttacccagAAGTACCATTTCCCGTCTCTTTCCTCAGCGTCTGTTATGCCttcaaccttgtattcctcttcactgtccacagtgactggtggtgGGCAATTTTCAAAGGTATGTTTCTTGTCCCTTCTGACTTTAGATAGTAGCCCCACAtaaaagacattgtggatcctcATGGTTGGCGGAAGCTCTAGATGGTATGCTTGGTcagagattttctcaattatCTTAAAGGGACCTAGGCGTTGCTTGGTTAACTTTGGACTCAGGGTTTTCAGTTTCACATTTCTGGCGTCCAACcaggcctcttctccaattttgaATTCCAGTGGTTCTCCTGCTTCTCTGGCTACCATACGTGTCttggattgccggagtgcggCCTTGATTTCCTGCCATTGCGCTTCTATTTGTGCAACCATgtcatctgcttctgggacatttgtTGGAACATTGCTTGGGGTCAGAGAGGGCTCCCATCCATATAGTGCCTTAAATGGAGATTTGCcagtgctgctatgtactgcgttgttataggcaaactccgccataggtaaccatttgacccagtccttcTGATTAGTTCCTGAGTAAGCCCGTAAGAAGTGTTTGACTGTGGGGTttacttgttctgtttgtccgttgctttgCAGGTGGTaagccaaagagaagtgggggtctatccctAGGTGCTGGTACAATGCCCtgaggaatttgttgttgaagacccttccacAATCCAAGACTGTTTTTTTGGGCATGCCATAGCGTTTCCACACATGCTGTAGGAATAGGTCTGCCAGTGCTGgagctttgagctttttcaAGCATTCCACCAGGATGACATATTTGGTaaaactatccacaatgactaGGATAGAGTTGTTGTTACTGTCTTTGGGCAAGTCTACTATCATATTGTAAGATATATGTTGCCATGGTCTGGTAGGGAGCTCAAGGGGCTGAGGCAGTATGGGAGAGTACTTTGGCTTTCAAATCCATTAGCAAGTTTCACAAGAGTCAACATGCCAATATGTGTTGGCGCAGatgcctggccagtagtaggtGCATGATAACAGTTCCAGGGTTTGTTGTCTCccagggtgtcctgccaaggggctgttgtggTAAATCCTTAGTAACTCTGTTTGTAAGGCTCCCACATCCAGGACCACAATTCTCCCTTGATAGAATATTAGACctgcctccattttgtaattCCTAAACGcttgtttgatggatgggggtgcctttgacttgttttggaggaattgtaagATTTCCTCTAgggatttgtcttggtctagggcAGCCTCAATTTGGCACTGGagctcttttttgggtgtGACTATGGCTATGTTGACAAATATAGGGTTGGGTAACATGGTCTGGTTGTCAGGGGGAATGTTGGCATGATTGGATTGGCAGGataaggcatctggttttccaGACTGTTTACCAGGGCAgtatacaatttggaagttgtaccCAGCTAGTaggaggtgccattgtgcatggtaACAGTTGAATGTTcttgactccttccagtactctagGTTCCTGTGATTGGTGAACACGGTGATGGGGTGCAGggtcccttccaggaagatttgccagtattcaaatgaacggatgattgccaggagttccttgttgtgggtgttgtaattctgtttggcacctttgaaggaTTCCAACAAGAATCCCAGAGGATGTAAGCAActgtcttcctgttgttggctaAGTATGGAACCCAGGGCCGTGCCAGAGGTGTCCATCTCTAGGAAATAGGGTTTGGTTGGGTCAGCATGGCAGAGTactggggcattggtgatagcTTCCTTCAGGCCTTTgaaggcttcttgttccctaGTGTCCCATCTCCAAGGTGTGTCCTTCTTTACCAAGTTGTGTAACagcctggccatgtgactgaaatTGGCCACAAATCAAcataggaaattggcaaaacctaggaatgattggacttctttgactttaGTTGGGGTCTgcctgttaagagttgtgtaagtacaggagtaaaaaagaattactatatacaagatgtatatgggagtaactgagaactagtattaagaatcagagtatatgcacagaatatatgcacaatataggctaggttatcaggaataacaactcctaacaaatagtctagcaactatgaggtgcaggtggttggttatgtatagtaccttagactaatgttacttaagcctaagtcactaagggtatgtatacttaaggtctctgggatagtaccttaagtaagagggttacctgactaatgtacaggatttatagggtttgcctaataagtataggacttatagatgcttaagtaagacttaagacttatggggtttacctaaaatatatctaggatttatgagatattgtagataaagctatctacaatatagggggtatggtggattgaaacactatcactcagtcacaacaatccttacagtattgttgcactatactcaatgttgaactcaacaactgtgacagtcaaggggcacagggttgcagtaagtacgctaataggttaccctgtgtctgttgggactggcctatggtcttagtgtgccaaataacctcctatgctatttacagtgagtcaatcacttaaagtaaatgcgcagataagctgttaaaggcttgtgtgtatatgtcaatatataagagtaaaagtaggatgcattagaagtgtcttcacagggtccttttataccctgagaaggcgcacaaacaagtatatactgtcagagccaacaactaccaagaggtaaaacctaacaagctattgcctaatataggacttatcagcaagtagggcctaacaatgctcaaggcaaagccaggaaagggtaggacaagacctatataaagtaaagtgcactaaagctgttaagacagcagggcaaggaacctttgacagggactggtatgctctcaggcaatactcttaagtgtatgtcttagggtaggtaggtgtggaaggggataagaggttgagttctgaggcttaaggctctcagaaccctccttatatattcaacaagcaaggggaatagtatatacagtgacaaacacaataacaaagataaggtcacatgaccagagataagaaaacaagatcacatgactaaaggtcatgtgatgagattacataataagtgctcagcgcctaaatagcataaagatgcatatatccataaatcttcatgaaaatagcgcatatattcactatttctttgacttagtggattctaaggtggtcacgcctctagggcatgacatatatatgattgataccaagagggggtacaggaggtacatgtggccactgaaacacttgagggagcctgtcatgacccatgtcatgacccaagaggcatggacacagataccctaatattctattatcattttatctaaattttacaaattatatggaccaggggatgttcccaacatgaccacaggccatgcaggactcccctggcagagcaatcaacatggaatgtgaatggtccctttgtttagcctgttagctttgtcctctggttacttagttaccatatgtccttagttgcattgttctattgttctcttagttacccatacctttgtagtatgtcttctattgttctcttagttacccatacctttgtagtatgtcttccattgttctcctttgtactttacagttcccttgttctgtatgatgtatataatgaagggagagttctggcattcagaccagaacttgacctcctgtcaatctactgactaccctccccactctcctgctctactctaaggggtcttgtgccatatttggcaagtaatctctctatctaaagtgttggttgcagtcttctgcttatccccaaagccagcactgcctctttaggcatatatcccattcttcattagtcagactctgacaacccatgcctttgctggcatgtctcctgaccaagccacctactaataggatattccacagtctttagaaggccgcatatactcacatatatgcagtcagaactgtcattactctaagggctcatgacttagagactgacagtccaccagggtcacatgacctccccccctccagtcctttatcaaatactatactaaactactacagatttgaggtggggggggatgacataatctcttctatcataatatattattcagaccttgcccacaggcattaacattggcccgcggctaggggggcgggggagtgcaacgtcccccagcaacttatattattgatatatcactgtgcatcatatatactatatatatctttgacagtggatatatatggtaataacccctccagatatgggttatgacatgcagcagtatcctacctttgggactgtttactccaaggatgaaacacttagccttgggacatctaaggacccacacaggtaaatactgccttggggcaaacattgccttgtggcaaatattaggatctgttgtttgtttactatgtaccaaagtattggctccctcaagtgtttcagtggccacatgtacctcctgtaccccctcttggtatcaatcatgtatatacttgtttgtgcgccttctcagggtataaaaggaccctgtgaagacacttctaatgcatcctacttttactcttatatattgacatatacacacaagcctttaacagcttatctgcgcatttactttaagtgattgactcactgtaaatagcataggaggttatttggcacactaagaccataggccagtcccaacagacacagggtaacctattagcgtacttactgcaaccctgtgccccttgactgtcacagttgttgagttcaacattgagtatagtgcaacaatactgtaaggattgttgtgactgagtgatagtgtttcaatccaccataccccctatattgtagatagctttatctacaatatctcataaatcctagatatattttaggtaaaccccataagtcttaagtcttacttaagcatctataagtcctatacttattaggcaaaccctataaatcctgtacattagtcaggtaaccctcttacttaaggtactatcccagagaccttaagtatacatacccttagtgacttaggcttaagtaacattagtctaaggtactatacataaccaaccacctgcacctcatagttgctagactatttgttaggagttgttattcctgataacctagcctatattgtgcatatattctgtgcatatactctgattcttaatactagttctcagttactcccatatacatcttgtatatagtaattcttttttactcctgtacttacacaactcttaacatagcctgccttatagcaatttgctactatgtgggaccaacagctttttgattattctagctgaaaggggagtccaatcatgtgattttgcttgtgctagtacaggtaaccTTCTTGGTGGTTGGGGCTTAGTGGCAGGGatgcagaacggtttgcaaccaacgtaaggttgattacctagtgtcctaaaCATCCATTAGGGcgtcaagggggatggcgcttgtggccgcaggGTACAAAAGAGacaaagttgcttaaggcaacaacaaacctatctacagcaacaagcaactatcctacaacaacaagactgcttaaggcagtgacaagctatcaaggtacaacaacaaggccgcttaaggcagtgtagacTATTCTAAGTAGttaactaagtatttactgggctataaggcccttgtacactgagtggatgcaacaagaggtaattgacctgggtgttaccatggttggttggcctccttatatattacagaggtgaactaattacaaatgtataatatgcaaaaccatatccaataagaaccccgctctgcagttggccttactcattcatatgtgtcactgacatgtcatgatgttgtcataggtggaggtagctatgtatgctgattaagcgcggatggggatgtggcttggcgcttagcataagatataagcgccaaagtcatgtgattgaaaatgtagtctgtttgtttttgtttaaaTCTGAGAAagttggaataaattccgtggtattgattgtgtctacaacagaaaTGCTCCCCAGCCCCATGTTGTCACTGAAAACAACACAGCAATTGGATGTACGTGTCTCACATGGGTGGAGAGAATGTTTTTGTTGCAGGGTGTTTGCAGAGAGACTCAGTCAACAACAAAGATACCCTTGGGCTCCTTCTTGGATCTCTCTTGGACACTCTGATCACCACTGTGGACCCGGCTCTGGGTCTCTTATTTTCTGGCGGCATGTATACATTAAGTTATCTACTTGGTAAATTTCTACCAAAACGTGCTTGACAATACTGACTCAGGACTCCTCTAAGGATTCAATCTCTGCTCAACTTGATGACAAATAAAGCCCTTGTTCTGCTTTCCCCAAATAAATATTTTATTTATCATATCTTTGTCTCTATACCAACACGCCATGTGTGAAGTATCCAAGCGCTTGACTTCAGACTTGAATGGCAACGTGATGCATGGTGTTTTATAATCCCTTTAGTTTTGTCCTCCCGCTTGCTCTATTGATCATAACCAATCATATTATCTTCCGGGCAAATTATTGCTAAATTATCTAATATATCCAAGCCATTGGGCCCCAAAAGTAGTAGAATCCCAGACGATTACACTCTAAAGTATGAGAACAAGACTCCAAGTATTTATTTGGGTATATACAAAAAACAAAGGTGACGGTACAATGGAAACTGGTCCCATGGTTGAAGGTGGGAGGCAGGGAAACGGACCAAGATATAAGGGAGGGGAATGGAGGAACAAATACACCAATTTATGCTCCCGTCATAGGGAGCGAGCGCTTGACCGGTCCCCATCAGTTTGCTCCTAGTTACTTAGGTGGTGTGCTTCAAAAACACCGTGCGGTTGGAGTGGGTGGCGGAGGAGGTTGGCGCTTGTCCGTCGGGCGTTAGCGACACTGAAGTATACCTAGTTTTGTTATTTATGTTTTGTCCCATTGTCACCTTTCACTTTTCACGTTATATGTTTGCTGTTCTCTTTTGctttttctttccttctCTTTCTATGTAGTCTGGGGCTTCTTGCATACCGGATCTAGAGGGTGTACAGGATAATAAATTGAGATTCAAAAATAGAAATAATGAGAGACAAAGTGAGTTGAAAACTTGCTAAAGCAATGCGGTCCTCGAGCCCGGCCGACCTAACTAGAAGAAGCTGTCATTTTTCCAGCTCATTCGTGCTAGCATAAAATAGGTGAGTTGGACAAGATTTGCGAAGCCTGGCCCTTGACATTTGATACGTGGCTAAGCCCATCCTGGAATCACATGATCATGAAAGAAGAGCGTCGTATCACCGTGAGGCGAGTACATCATATCTTCAGAACTTAGACCCAAACCCTATCACTACATAATATATTCTACCAAAATAAAGGCTATGGATTGGAACTTACGGAGATACACAGGAATGGTTAGGATACTAAGAGCCGTGATCACATGGTTGTGTTTGAGTAATTGAGTTTGCTACAACTATATGTGGTACGACGAGCAAGTCCAGAGGCCTAACTTCTGATTGAGCATATATTATTGCTGGAATAAATCGAGAGTCCTATTAGCTTTTGGTATACAGGCATAGAGTATATGAATTGCTAAGTTGTAAATTAAGGTATTCCGTCGGGGTTGGTGAGAATGTATGCTGTCATTACGACCTCGTCGCCTATCAAGTCATTGAATACTATTAGAGTCCAATAGTGTCGAAACACCATAATCTAATCTGCATTGCATGTCAgtgttctgtttggccaCCTGATTTCCGCTGAAACAAGCACGCACTTGGACCATATGTTCTTCATGCTGTGCTTTTTATGCTTGTAAATTCAGTGCATATACGAGCCCAAATCCAGAAATTTCAACAAAGTAAAGCGGACGAGGCCAAAGGCCTAAGGTCGGAGCTGAATGTTAATGACATACCCATTTGTAGTCAGCAATCGACCAAAGTGCTGTAAAGAATATTTGATAGACGCAGACTAAATTCCAAAAGTAGACCTACGTGACAAAAGGCCCCTATAAGTCTCATCCTGTTGAGTCCAGGTGAAGTCCAGAGGGTTACACAACGTGCAACACTTGTGATTCATAACAACTTGCATAAGGAATCAGCCACGACCCGTGAGATTTATGTATACATCCATCACAAGCGTAACAAGAGACACATACGAACAAGGCTTAGGGAGTTCACGTGAGGTGATGGGTGTCGGACTTAGGCTGTGCATCAGGTGTCAATCTCTGCGCTTGCGCACTGATAAGACAAAAAGCAGAGCTGGGCCCAGTAGAACGTACCACCATTATACTACTCAGCCCATACGACAAGCTATTGGACTTGGGAGCGTCTTAAAACTTCTGGTGGTACTGACTACTAAGGGCATATAACAAGGCAAGAAAGGCAGTTCAAGCAATTCATAGTGGTGGCTACGAGTGCAAAATACTAATCTCTTGACATGATAGGTGCAGATAGGGCATAAGTTCAGTATATTGAATTAGTCATTTGGCTGTGACCAACCAGTTTACTCGATCATAAACGGGAAGTTGGACCAGCAACCGGGAAGTGTGTGGCATTCGATACAACTATTACAGCTCGTATAACCTTCTGATCACTGGCGGAAGAAATACAGGTCATTATCAAGAGTACCGCAGAAGATTGCTAGGATAGTAGCAAGAGATTTGGCATTGTGTCAGACATAGGTCAAAGTAAAGGCTCACTCTTGGGTATCGATGGATGGCTTAGGTGAGCGCCAAGGGAGGCTGCTGGATCTTTTCATCATCCACTTATATGTAATCTTATAGACTACAAAGATCTATACAAGGAAGGAGAATTTTATCACAACGAGTTTCGGCGGTCCAAAAACTTAGATGACCTTGAGAAGGCAATTGACTATGGAAATCGTGCCCTGGAGCTGATTCCAAGTGAACACTTAGACTTGTTGACCCTGTTATCGTGCTTGGGAGCATATCATGATGATCGATATCGGCGGCTTGGGAAATTGGACGATATGGAGAAATCAATGGAGTACGATGTCCGTGCGCTCGAAATCATGCCTGAAACCAATCCGCACTTTCCAAATCAGCTAGCTAATATTGGGGTATCTTATGGTCTTCTATATCAACGTTTCGGTAAAGTGGACAGCCTCAACAAAGCAATCAAATACAAGTCTCGTGCGCTCAAACTtactcctgacggccaccCGGACTTACCGGGCCGGTATGCAGCTCTAGGAGTGTCATATGTAGATCGATATCAGCGTCTGGGGGAGGGCGATGACCTCAACAAATCAATCGAATACAATTCCCGTGCACTCGAACTCACTCCCGATGGTCATCTGGACCTTCCAAACCGGCATGCAGCGCtaggagtgtcatacacAGATCGGTATCGGCGTCTGAAAAAAGTTGCAGACCTAAACAAAGCAATTGAATACAAatctcgtgcactcgaactCACTCCCGAAAACCACCCGGATTTGTCAAGCCGGCATGCAACTCtaggagtgtcatacacAGATCGATATCGGGAGTTGGGACAAGTCGACGATCTGAACAAAGCAGTCAAACATAGCTCTTGTGCACTCGAACTTACTCCCGACGACCATCCTGACCTGCCGAGCCGGCATGCAACTCTGGGGGTGTCGTACTCGGATAGATATCGACGCACAGGAAAACTTCTTGATTTATACAAATCATTCGAACACGACTTTTTTGCGCTCAATTTGACCCCCGATAGACATCCCACTCTATCTTTGCGCCATTTCAATTTGGCTGTATCATCTCACGAGCTGTACCTCTACACAAGCGATCCTGACTGCCTGCACAGCTCCCTCGACTCATTTCGCAAAGCCTCTCAGCTGCTCACAGGTGCAGCTCGCGACGTGTTTAACAACGCCTTTCAATGGGCAAAGCTGACGTCCAAATACAACTACCTTAACCCTATTGAAGCTTTCCGCGCGGTGGTAGACCTTCTCCCTCACTTCATATGGCTTGGCGCTACTACCTCTCAGCGGTACCATGACCTGTCCCTAGTAGAGAACGTTGCAGTCCGAGCTGCCTCTGCTGCCATTCGCTCATCTGAATATAGTCTGGCGCTCGAATGGCTAGAGCATGCACGATGCGTGGTGTGGAATCAGTCGCTCATGCTTCGGTCTCCTCTAGACACTCTGGAATCGTCGTATCCAGCCTTGGCCGCTCAGCTGCGGGAAACTGCAAAACAGCTGCATCATGCAAGCTCCCAGAATCCAGCACCCAGCTCTGTCACATACTCTTCAGAGCATCGCCATCAATTGGCAAAGGAATACGACGATCTACTAGCCCAGGTACGGAAGTTGCCTGGTTTCGAAACCTTTCTTCGACCCATGGAAGTAAAGGAACTCTTAAAGACTGCTCGATACGGACCTGTGGTTGTCATCAACTGCCACGACGCCCATTGCGATGCGCTTGTGATCAAGCCTGGAAAGGACCACGTTGGCCATCTCGCTCTTTCCGACTATACCGAGGAGAAAGCGCGGAATGCTCGCTCGCAGATTGACACCATGCTGAGGAACAAGCGACTTCGAGAGCGCGGTTTCAAGCCCAAGGCTCTGCCTCTGTCAGAGCCTGAACCTGACATCGGGCTGGTGCTTGCTAGTCTCTGGAATGAAGTCGTCAAGCCGGTGCTTGATTACCTGGGATACCTCGTGCGTCGGCCGACTAGACATTATCACCGTGTATATGCATATTAACGCGCGTTCTTTAGGATAACGATGCACCAAACGACCTCCCCCATGTCACGTGGTGTCCCACAGGAGCCATCACCTTCTTGCCGCTACATGCGGCCGGGGACTACGGCCAACCGCGATCACGAGTGTTTGACCATGTCATATCCTCATATACGCCTACTCTTAATGCTCTGCTATCATCCGTTCCTACCGTGCTAGATCGACCTCCTCGGGTGCTGGCCGTCGGTCAATCGATCACACCCGGTCACAGTCCATTGCAGGGCGTCACCAGAGAGCTCGAATGTCTTAAGAACCACACACAACACCGAGCGGTGTACTCACAGCTGAAAGATGACCAAGCGACAACCGCAACCGTGCTCGCCGAGATGGAACGATACGACTGGGTGCACCTGGCATGCCACGCTCATCAGAACATTATGAACCCGACCAAGAGCGGGTTCTACCTGCACGACGGGACCCTCGACCTAGTGACCATCACCCAACGATCGTTCAAAAACAAGGGACTCGCGTTTTTGTCTGCGTGCCAGACTGCGACGGGGGACGAACGGTTGCCCGATGAGGCTATTCATCTTGCGTCTGGGATGATGATGGCTGGGTATCCGAGCGTGGTTGCGTCGATGTGGTCTGTGATGGACGAGGATGCGCCGTTTGTGGCTGATAAGGTGTATGAGATGTTgatgaaagctgggaagGTCGGGAATGGAGAGGCGGGGAGAGCGGTTCATTATGCTGTTGCGGGGCTACGCGAGAAGGTTGGGGAGAAGGAGTTTGGGCGGTGGGTGCCGTATATCCACATTGGTTCGTAATCACAAAATGTAGTCTCAGAGATTTTATCATCTTGTGATGTTTTATGATGATTTAAGTGGAATTATTGTACTATATGGTAGCATACATGTGGTACATTCAAATCAATATAGCCTGGTATTATACCGCATATATTCGCAAGTTTTCCGATTTATGCTTCCGCAGGAAAGGGCTGCTTTCCGAGAGTAGTTTCTGGCTACGGCTAGTATACTCA carries:
- a CDS encoding CHAT domain protein; this translates as MDGLDYKDLYKEGEFYHNEFRRSKNLDDLEKAIDYGNRALELIPSEHLDLLTLLSCLGAYHDDRYRRLGKLDDMEKSMEYDVRALEIMPETNPHFPNQLANIGVSYGLLYQRFGKVDSLNKAIKYKSRALKLTPDGHPDLPGRYAALGVSYVDRYQRLGEGDDLNKSIEYNSRALELTPDGHLDLPNRHAALGVSYTDRYRRLKKVADLNKAIEYKSRALELTPENHPDLSSRHATLGVSYTDRYRELGQVDDLNKAVKHSSCALELTPDDHPDLPSRHATLGVSYSDRYRRTGKLLDLYKSFEHDFFALNLTPDRHPTLSLRHFNLAVSSHELYLYTSDPDCLHSSLDSFRKASQLLTGAARDVFNNAFQWAKLTSKYNYLNPIEAFRAVVDLLPHFIWLGATTSQRYHDLSLVENVAVRAASAAIRSSEYSLALEWLEHARCVVWNQSLMLRSPLDTLESSYPALAAQLRETAKQLHHASSQNPAPSSVTYSSEHRHQLAKEYDDLLAQVRKLPGFETFLRPMEVKELLKTARYGPVVVINCHDAHCDALVIKPGKDHVGHLALSDYTEEKARNARSQIDTMLRNKRLRERGFKPKALPLSEPEPDIGLVLASLWNEVVKPVLDYLGYLDNDAPNDLPHVTWCPTGAITFLPLHAAGDYGQPRSRVFDHVISSYTPTLNALLSSVPTVLDRPPRVLAVGQSITPGHSPLQGVTRELECLKNHTQHRAVYSQLKDDQATTATVLAEMERYDWVHLACHAHQNIMNPTKSGFYLHDGTLDLVTITQRSFKNKGLAFLSACQTATGDERLPDEAIHLASGMMMAGYPSVVASMWSVMDEDAPFVADKVYEMLMKAGKVGNGEAGRAVHYAVAGLREKVGEKEFGRWVPYIHIGS
- a CDS encoding Retrotransposable element Tf2 protein: MARLLHNLVKKDTPWRWDTREQEAFKGLKEAITNAPVLCHADPTKPYFLEMDTSGTALGSILSQQQEDSCLHPLGFLLESFKGAKQNYNTHNKELLAIIRSFEYWQIFLEGTLHPITVFTNHRNLEYWKESRTFNCYHAQWHLLLAGYNFQIVYCPGKQSGKPDALSCQSNHANIPPDNQTMLPNPIFVNIAIVTPKKELQCQIEAALDQDKSLEEILQFLQNKSKAPPSIKQAFRNYKMEAGLIFYQGRIVVLDVGALQTELLRIYHNSPLAGHPGRQQTLELLSCTYYWPGICANTYWHPKYSPILPQPLELPTRPWQHISYNMIVDLPKDSNNNSILVIVDSFTKYVILVECLKKLKAPALADLFLQHVWKRYGMPKKTVLDCGRVFNNKFLRALYQHLGIDPHFSLAYHLQSNGQTEQVNPTVKHFLRAYSGTNQKDWVKWLPMAEFAYNNAVHSSTGKSPFKALYGWEPSLTPSNVPTNVPEADDMVAQIEAQWQEIKAALRQSKTRMVAREAGEPLEFKIGEEAWLDARNVKLKTLSPKLTKQRLGPFKIIEKISDQAYHLELPPTMRIHNVFYVGLLSKVRRDKKHTFENCPPPVTVDSEEEYKVEGITDAEERDGKWYFWVKWKGYGSKENTWEPQENLKHTCHNPYLEGLLPYISTVKDIYSIYDAQ